The window ATCTGGCTTCTTTTGCGATACAACTATAATATGTTTTTCGTACTTGAGCATTGCCTCTTCTAAGGCCTTAAGCGATTTATCTCTGCCTATGAAAAGAGGCACTACCATATGAGGGAAAATCACAGTATCCTTTAATGGTATAAGGGGCAATTCATTTGAAAGCTGTTCTTTTGTTTCATCTATATTTTCATTTATATTTTCATTTATGTCTTTATCCATATTGATTCCTCTCTTTCGATTTATATTCGCTAATGTATCTCTAAAGATTATATAACAATTTCTTAATTAATCTAAAACTTTATCGAATGTATAATCGGACTAAATGTTCCCCAGACGATTATATCCACAAAAGATACGGTTATGCTTATAAAAAAAGATTTAAATGTGGAACAGTTGGTAATATCTCTAATGCCTAAAGCCAGAGTAAAAATCAAATAAATTTTTAAAATTTCCCAACTGTAAGGTATGAAGCTTAAGAATAGCGGTGCGCTTGTGATAGAGATCAATCTTAAAAATAAATCGTTTGGAAAAGACACCTTTACCAGCGTATGAGTCAAAAACTTCAATACTATAATTTTAGCAAATATTATTGCTGCCTCTGTGAGGCTTAGCAACAATGCAATTAACAAAAGATTTAATGAGATGCCCAGAGAGAAGACGTATCCTATTAGAAAATTAAATACATACAATAATATGTACAAAAATGCTCTTTCGTTATTTTCCTTGTTAAAGACAAACTTTTTATAAGTGTTTTTTACTATAAGGGTTGCATATAGTATAGTTTTTAAAAATTTAAATTTATTCAAATATTTAATATATTTTTTTTCCTGCTTCTTTCCCCAATCTGAAAGAAGTATTTGAAAACTCCATATAGGACCTCCAATTGGAGCTGAAAGCCTAAAGTCATCGTTTTCTATCTTGTTATCTGAGAACTCTGTTTTTTTCGGTTCATTTAACAGTGGGTTTCTGCAATTTCTGCAGAAAATTGCATCGGCAAAGTTAACAGTATTGCACTTTTTACAGATTATTCTTCTCAATATCGTAAATCCTTTCGATTATGGTATAATAACGATTATTATTTTTATATTTTGGAGGCAAACTTGAAAATTTTTCATTGTATGTGTGGTTATGAATACGATCCAAATCTTGGCGATCTTGAAAACGGTATTCCTCCTGGTACCTCATTTGAAGACTTGCCTCAAGATTGGAAATGTCCATGGTGCGATGCAGCAAAAGATACATTTATAGAGGGTAAAAACGAAGATGATTACCAGGGCAGAATTTAAATATCTAAAATCTTTTCTATAAGTTTTACATCGAAAAGCCAATTTAATGTGCCTGATTGGGGGTTTTTGGGATCAGTTGTAATGCTCAAACATGAGCACTTCTTAAATGGGACAACTGATCCTGTGAGACTCTTTACCCAATCAGTAAGGGTTGGCTGATGTCCTACGCATATCAGTTTTACATTTTCATCCATATCCTTTAAGTCGTGTAGAAATTTTATGAAGTCACCTTCCCATAGGGAATCCATTTCTTTTATGTTTTCGCATTTTAGAGAGTCTGCAATTATTTTCGAGGTTTGCAATGCCCTTTGAGCTGGACTTGTCCAAATTTCAAAAATATCGCTATTAAAAATTTTTCTTAAACCCCTCGCAATCTTTTTTGTCTTCTTAATTCCTTTTTCAGTTAACTTTCTGTCAAAATCTTTTTGCTCAACGCCTATTGTTTCAGCATTGCTATGTCTTACAAATATTATCTCCACTATAGCCTCCAAAGTTTTAAAAGAAGAAATTAACTTATTCTAACACTTTATGGATTTAAGATGAAAAAGTTATTTGATTTACTCATTAACGTTAAATTAAATTTTAGTAAATACATTAATTTTAATGATTATTCTGAGTCTTTACTGAATGATATGTTTTGTGCTAAACTTTTCTAGCCGATTGTTCGGTAAATTCGCACGCCAACTTTTTTATTTTGGCGGAGGTAAACTAAGGAGGATTTAGTGTCAATAATTTCTATGAAACAGCTTTTGGAAGCGGGGGTACATTTTGGACACCAGACGCGTAGGTGGAATCCAAAAATGAAACCATACATCTTTACTGCGAGGAATGGCATCTACATCATCGACCTTCAAAAAACACTTCGTTGTTTTGAGGCTGCTTATGAATTCACCAGAAAGATTGCTTCCCAAAGAGGAGAGATTCTTTTCGTTGGAACCAAGAGGCAGGCGCAAGACGCTATCAAAGATGAGGCTATTAAGTGCGGTTCACCTTATGTGAACAGCAGATGGCTTGGAGGCACTCTTACAAACTTTGTCACCATTATGAGCAGAATTGCTAGGTTAAAAGAGTTAGAAGAGCTCCAATCAAGCGGCAGAATAGACTTGTACCCTATCAAAGAGTCTATGAAACTAAAAAAAGAACTCGTAAAATTACAGAGCAGCCTTGGAGGAATGAAAAATATTGATAGATTACCAGGTGCACTCTTTGTGGCAGACATAAAGAAAGATCAGATCGCTGTTTTAGAGGCAAGGAAGCTTGGCATTCCTGTTATAGGTATCGTAGACACCAATTGCGATCCTGATTTGGTAGATTGTATTATCCCGGCTAATGATGATGCAATTAGAGCGATAAAACTTATCGCTGGTAAAATTGCTGATGCAATTATAGAGTCTAAACAGGGACAGGACGCTATTGAGGCGGCTGAGAATAAAGAACCTCAAGAATTATCAGAGAATTCTGAAGAAGCAGTTTAGGCATTATATAAATTTAAACAAACTTAATTATAAGGAGTAGATATTAGTGGAAATAAAGAGTGAAACAGTAAAAGAATTGAGGGAAAGAACAGGCGCAGGAATTATGGACTGCAAAAAGGCTTTACAAGAGTGCTCTTGTGACATGGATAAG is drawn from Thermodesulfobium sp. 4217-1 and contains these coding sequences:
- the rpsB gene encoding 30S ribosomal protein S2, giving the protein MSIISMKQLLEAGVHFGHQTRRWNPKMKPYIFTARNGIYIIDLQKTLRCFEAAYEFTRKIASQRGEILFVGTKRQAQDAIKDEAIKCGSPYVNSRWLGGTLTNFVTIMSRIARLKELEELQSSGRIDLYPIKESMKLKKELVKLQSSLGGMKNIDRLPGALFVADIKKDQIAVLEARKLGIPVIGIVDTNCDPDLVDCIIPANDDAIRAIKLIAGKIADAIIESKQGQDAIEAAENKEPQELSENSEEAV
- a CDS encoding histidine phosphatase family protein: MEIIFVRHSNAETIGVEQKDFDRKLTEKGIKKTKKIARGLRKIFNSDIFEIWTSPAQRALQTSKIIADSLKCENIKEMDSLWEGDFIKFLHDLKDMDENVKLICVGHQPTLTDWVKSLTGSVVPFKKCSCLSITTDPKNPQSGTLNWLFDVKLIEKILDI
- a CDS encoding rubredoxin; its protein translation is MKIFHCMCGYEYDPNLGDLENGIPPGTSFEDLPQDWKCPWCDAAKDTFIEGKNEDDYQGRI